The following proteins are co-located in the Armatimonadota bacterium genome:
- a CDS encoding 1-deoxy-D-xylulose-5-phosphate reductoisomerase: MTGTGIAVLGSTGSIGRQTLEVIADAPEHFRVAALAAARNVEALAEQARRFQPDLVVVLDESRAPELRARLEGAGVRVAAGPAGVAEAATLDCAATVVGAISGMAGLAPVLAAIGAGKRIALANKEPLVAAGALIMAEARRCGAEILPVDSEHSALFQCLLGHRRQDVRRLILTASGGALRDLSPAELAAVTPQQALAHPTWDMGPKVTVDSATLMNKGLEVIEARWLFGVAVERIEVVLHHQSIVHSLVEFADGATLAQLSQPDMRLPIQYALGYPERLPQRRGGLELSEVGELTFGAVDFDRYPCLGLAYQVARRGGAAPVALNGADEVAVAAFLAGRIGFLDIPRIIATVLDRVAAAPADTLEQVVAADTAARSAAHNLLD; the protein is encoded by the coding sequence ATGACAGGGACAGGCATTGCCGTCCTGGGCTCGACGGGATCCATCGGGCGCCAGACGCTCGAGGTCATCGCCGACGCGCCGGAGCACTTCCGGGTGGCGGCGCTGGCGGCGGCACGCAACGTCGAGGCGCTGGCGGAGCAGGCGCGCCGCTTCCAGCCCGACCTGGTCGTCGTGCTCGACGAATCCCGCGCGCCGGAGCTGCGGGCGCGGCTGGAGGGCGCCGGCGTCCGCGTCGCCGCGGGCCCCGCGGGAGTCGCGGAGGCGGCGACTCTCGATTGCGCGGCGACCGTGGTCGGGGCCATTTCGGGCATGGCGGGCCTCGCCCCGGTGCTCGCCGCCATCGGCGCCGGCAAGCGCATCGCCCTCGCCAACAAGGAACCCCTGGTCGCCGCCGGCGCGCTCATCATGGCCGAGGCGCGGCGCTGCGGCGCCGAGATCCTCCCCGTGGACAGCGAGCACAGCGCCCTGTTCCAGTGCCTGCTGGGCCATCGCCGACAGGACGTGCGCCGCCTCATTCTCACCGCCTCCGGCGGGGCGCTGCGCGACCTGTCGCCGGCGGAGCTGGCGGCGGTGACGCCGCAGCAGGCGCTCGCCCACCCCACCTGGGACATGGGGCCCAAGGTCACGGTGGATTCCGCCACCCTGATGAACAAGGGCCTGGAGGTGATCGAGGCGCGATGGTTGTTCGGGGTGGCGGTGGAGCGCATCGAGGTCGTCCTGCACCACCAGAGTATCGTCCATTCCCTGGTCGAGTTCGCCGACGGCGCGACCTTGGCCCAGCTCAGTCAGCCCGACATGCGCCTGCCCATCCAGTACGCCCTGGGCTACCCGGAGCGCCTGCCGCAGCGCCGGGGGGGGCTAGAGCTGAGCGAGGTCGGGGAGCTGACGTTCGGCGCGGTGGACTTCGATCGCTACCCCTGCCTGGGCTTGGCCTATCAGGTCGCGAGGCGCGGCGGCGCGGCCCCGGTCGCCCTCAACGGCGCCGACGAGGTGGCGGTGGCGGCGTTTCTGGCGGGGCGCATCGGCTTCCTCGATATCCCGCGCATCATCGCCACCGTGCTCGATCGCGTCGCCGCCGCCCCCGCCGACACCCTCGAACAGGTGGTCGCCGCCGACACGGCGGCGCGAAGCGCGGCCCACAACCTGCTTGATTAG
- a CDS encoding M50 family metallopeptidase, which yields MTFPIALAMPAPGMSVLLTLALLALIILFHEFGHFVVAKLAGMAVYEFSLGFGHPVLLSFKRGGTQYALRPVPIGGFVRIAGMEPDEDVPHGFDKKPVWARLAVIASGSGMNLVLAVILFWVIGLVFGEVVGSSTSLARVLPGTPAAVAGLHPGDTLVDAGPVAVTAPEVRAAPTSKPSRQMSVEQMHDFISGRPDMPMRLVVKRGDRYLAYHLTPREEKVEDLEPTPDGPGRVVLRPVGRIGVVFADITRPMGFWKSIKSGFVGAYEMTAVMLRLLMGMVGGKVPAAVGGPLQIADLMSDAVRVGWRQFLLWSAVISINIGVINLLPIPALDGSRLVFIAIEGIRRRPIDKRREAIVHLVGFALLLLLLALVTLKDIAHLIDKYVG from the coding sequence ATGACGTTTCCCATTGCCCTGGCCATGCCGGCGCCCGGCATGTCGGTCCTGCTCACGCTCGCCCTGCTCGCCCTCATCATCCTCTTTCACGAGTTCGGCCATTTCGTCGTCGCCAAGCTCGCGGGGATGGCGGTGTATGAGTTCTCGCTGGGCTTCGGGCACCCGGTGCTGCTGTCGTTCAAGCGCGGGGGCACGCAGTATGCGCTGCGGCCGGTGCCCATCGGCGGTTTCGTCCGCATCGCCGGCATGGAGCCGGATGAGGATGTGCCCCACGGCTTCGACAAGAAGCCGGTGTGGGCGCGGCTGGCGGTCATCGCCTCCGGCTCGGGCATGAACCTCGTGCTCGCCGTCATCCTGTTCTGGGTGATCGGGCTGGTCTTCGGCGAGGTGGTGGGCAGCAGCACCTCGCTCGCCAGGGTCCTGCCCGGGACGCCCGCCGCTGTCGCCGGGCTGCATCCGGGCGACACCCTGGTGGACGCGGGGCCGGTGGCGGTCACCGCCCCCGAGGTGCGGGCCGCGCCGACCTCCAAGCCGTCGCGCCAGATGAGCGTCGAGCAGATGCACGACTTCATCAGCGGTCGCCCCGACATGCCCATGCGGCTGGTGGTCAAACGCGGGGACCGCTACCTTGCGTACCACCTGACGCCGCGCGAGGAGAAGGTGGAGGACCTCGAACCGACGCCCGACGGCCCGGGCCGGGTGGTGCTGCGCCCGGTCGGTCGCATCGGCGTCGTCTTCGCCGACATCACCCGGCCCATGGGCTTCTGGAAGTCCATCAAGTCCGGCTTCGTCGGCGCCTACGAGATGACCGCCGTGATGCTCAGGCTCTTGATGGGAATGGTTGGCGGCAAGGTGCCGGCGGCGGTCGGCGGGCCGCTCCAGATCGCCGACCTGATGAGCGATGCCGTGCGCGTCGGCTGGCGCCAGTTCCTGCTCTGGTCCGCGGTCATCAGCATCAACATCGGCGTCATCAACCTGCTGCCCATCCCCGCGCTCGACGGCTCGCGCCTGGTTTTCATCGCCATCGAGGGCATCCGCCGCCGTCCCATTGACAAGCGTCGGGAGGCGATCGTTCACCTCGTCGGGTTTGCGCTTCTGCTGCTGCTGCTGGCGCTGGTCACCCTCAAGGACATCGCGCACCTGATCGACAAGTACGTGGGGTAG